Proteins found in one Hevea brasiliensis isolate MT/VB/25A 57/8 chromosome 18, ASM3005281v1, whole genome shotgun sequence genomic segment:
- the LOC110651808 gene encoding heavy metal-associated isoprenylated plant protein 20: protein MGALDSLSDYLSDLLRDAKKKRKRKPMQTVDIKVKMDCDGCERRVRNSVSNMKGAKSVEVSRKESRVTVSGYVEPNKVLKKVRSTGKRAEFWPYVPYNLVAYPYVAKAYDKKAPSGYVRDVVEALPSPNAADEKFTTLFSDENPHACSIM from the exons ATGGGTGCTCTTGACTCTCTCTCAGATTACCTCTCTGACTTACTTAGAGATGCCAAAAAAAAGAGGAAGCGCAAGCCAATGCAG ACTGTTGATATCAAAGTGAAAATGGACTGTGATGGCTGTGAAAGGAGAGTTAGAAATTCTGTTTCCAACATGAAAG GTGCGAAGTCAGTGGAGGTAAGCAGAAAGGAAAGCCGGGTAACAGTAAGTGGGTACGTTGAACCAAACAAGGTGTTAAAGAAAGTGAGAAGCACAGGGAAGAGAGCTGAGTTTTGGCCCTATGTACCATACAACTTGGTGGCCTACCCTTACGTTGCTAAAGCCTACGACAAGAAGGCACCTTCTGGGTATGTTAGGGATGTGGTTGAAGCCCTTCCTAGCCCCAACGCAGCTGATGAGAAATTCACAACCTTGTTTAGCGATGAAAACCCACATGCATGTTCCATTATGTAG